In one Prosthecochloris aestuarii DSM 271 genomic region, the following are encoded:
- the purL gene encoding phosphoribosylformylglycinamidine synthase subunit PurL, translating into MTQTEPEVNLNLAREHGLNEDEYRTIVDVLQRTPTFTELGIYSVMWSEHCSYKNSIAVLKTLPREGGRLLTSAGEENAGLVDIGDNLAVAFKIESHNHPSAVEPYQGAATGVGGIHRDIFTMGARPVAALNSLRFGSPKDPRVRYLVDGVVRGIGDYGNSFGVPTVGGEIYFEDAYTGNPLVNAMSVGLVEHHKTVSATAEGQGNPVLIVGSATGRDGIHGATFASEDLSEASEDKRPSVQVGDPFAEKLLLEATLEAIASGFVAGLQDMGAAGITSSTSEMSARGIDKHGHGGIDINLDHVPTREDAMSAYEIMLSESQERMLLVAEKGHEEDIIDIYRKWDIHAVVIGSVTNDNMLRIRHRGKVVAEIPATSLVLGGGAPVYIREATEKKPETPDAQIVADSELDLHETTIQLLSRPNIASKQWVYQQYDSMVQTNTVTATGTSDAAVIRIKGSNKGLAMQTDCNARYVYLNPREGGMIAVAECARNIACSGARPLAITNCLNFGNPYKPEVYYQFKTSVEGMGAACRAFNTPVTGGNVSFYNESSLTGTAIYPTPVIGMIGLLDNIDNLTGSTFQNAGDAILLLGDPNLTLDGSEYLVMQYATPGKTTPTFDLELEQRLQELLIELSAEGLLSSAHDISDGGMITALAEKAIMKKESPMGFAVNLETSQRHESFMQELFYSEAQGRVLLSLPAENAARVIDMAMHHQIPAKAIGKVQESGASVEVNGKPIVSFSTEELIAAYYPALENALHLDEL; encoded by the coding sequence ATGACACAGACAGAACCAGAAGTCAATCTTAATCTTGCAAGAGAACACGGTCTGAATGAAGACGAGTACCGCACGATAGTCGACGTTCTCCAAAGAACGCCCACCTTTACGGAATTAGGTATTTATTCAGTCATGTGGTCCGAGCACTGCAGCTACAAAAACTCAATCGCTGTCCTGAAAACCCTGCCAAGAGAAGGGGGACGCCTCCTGACAAGCGCAGGAGAAGAAAACGCAGGACTTGTCGATATCGGAGACAATCTGGCCGTCGCCTTCAAAATTGAATCGCACAATCACCCGTCCGCCGTCGAACCCTATCAGGGAGCGGCAACCGGTGTTGGCGGAATTCATCGCGATATTTTCACCATGGGGGCGCGCCCTGTCGCTGCACTCAACTCACTTCGCTTCGGATCCCCCAAAGACCCCAGAGTACGCTACCTCGTCGACGGCGTCGTCAGGGGAATCGGCGATTACGGCAACTCATTCGGCGTTCCTACCGTCGGCGGAGAAATCTATTTCGAAGATGCCTATACCGGCAACCCGCTCGTCAATGCCATGTCGGTGGGCCTGGTCGAACACCACAAAACCGTCAGTGCAACCGCTGAAGGGCAAGGCAATCCGGTCCTGATTGTCGGATCAGCCACCGGGCGGGACGGCATTCATGGAGCGACATTCGCCTCGGAAGATCTGAGTGAGGCATCTGAAGACAAACGGCCGAGTGTTCAGGTCGGTGACCCCTTCGCAGAAAAACTGCTGCTCGAAGCAACATTGGAAGCCATTGCATCCGGCTTCGTTGCCGGTTTACAGGATATGGGCGCAGCCGGTATCACCAGTTCGACATCGGAAATGAGCGCAAGAGGGATCGACAAACACGGGCACGGAGGAATCGACATCAATCTTGACCATGTTCCCACCCGTGAAGATGCCATGTCGGCATATGAAATCATGCTTTCTGAATCCCAGGAACGCATGCTGCTGGTCGCAGAGAAAGGTCATGAAGAGGATATCATCGATATCTATCGCAAGTGGGATATTCACGCCGTTGTTATCGGCAGCGTGACCAACGACAACATGCTGCGTATCCGTCATAGAGGCAAAGTTGTCGCTGAAATACCGGCAACCTCGCTCGTGCTTGGAGGAGGAGCTCCGGTCTATATCCGTGAAGCGACCGAAAAGAAACCCGAAACACCTGATGCACAGATCGTTGCAGACAGTGAACTTGATCTGCATGAAACCACGATACAGCTCCTCTCGAGGCCGAATATAGCCAGCAAGCAATGGGTCTACCAGCAGTATGATTCCATGGTCCAGACCAATACCGTCACCGCGACAGGAACGTCCGACGCAGCGGTCATCCGCATAAAAGGCTCCAACAAGGGTCTGGCAATGCAGACCGACTGCAATGCCAGATACGTCTATCTCAATCCCCGTGAAGGAGGCATGATTGCCGTAGCTGAATGCGCCCGCAACATAGCCTGCTCCGGAGCACGGCCGCTGGCAATCACCAACTGCCTGAACTTCGGCAATCCATACAAGCCTGAAGTATACTATCAGTTCAAAACATCGGTCGAAGGCATGGGTGCAGCCTGCCGGGCGTTCAACACACCGGTCACAGGAGGAAACGTCAGTTTCTACAATGAATCATCCCTTACCGGCACAGCGATTTACCCGACGCCCGTCATCGGCATGATCGGTCTTCTCGACAATATCGACAACCTGACCGGCTCGACATTCCAGAACGCCGGCGATGCGATTCTTCTGCTTGGAGACCCCAATCTCACCCTCGATGGATCAGAATATCTTGTCATGCAGTATGCAACGCCGGGCAAAACGACTCCAACATTCGATCTTGAACTTGAACAACGACTGCAGGAACTGCTGATTGAACTTTCCGCAGAAGGCCTTCTCAGCTCAGCTCATGATATTTCAGACGGAGGAATGATTACTGCTCTTGCTGAAAAAGCCATCATGAAAAAAGAGAGCCCGATGGGCTTTGCCGTTAACCTGGAAACAAGCCAGCGACATGAGAGCTTCATGCAGGAACTGTTCTACTCAGAAGCCCAGGGACGGGTACTGCTGAGTCTGCCCGCAGAAAATGCCGCCAGAGTAATCGACATGGCAATGCACCACCAGATACCGGCAAAAGCCATCGGGAAAGTCCAGGAATCGGGAGCATCAGTTGAGGTCAACGGCAAGCCCATCGTCAGTTTTTCAACTGAAGAACTCATCGCGGCGTACTATCCTGCCCTGGAAAACGCACTGCACCTTGACGAACTTTGA